The Porphyromonas sp. oral taxon 275 DNA window CGCCGTGGGGCGCACCTCGATGATGGGATCTAGTAGACCCGTCGGGCGGATGAGCTGCTCGACCACCACGCCCTCGCTCTTGGCCAGCTCGTATTCGGCTGGCGTAGCACTGATGTAGAGGATACGCGGGGTCAGGCTGTCGAACTCCTCAAAGGTCAGCGGCCTATTATCCAGCGCGGCCGGCAGGCGGAAGCCGTGCTCCACGAGGCTGATCTTGCGGCTTCGGTCGCCGCCGTACATGGCGTGGATCTGCGGGACGGTGACGTGGCTCTCGTCGATAATAAGGAGGAAGTCCTTGGGGAAGTAGTCCAGCAGGCAGAAGGGGCGCTCGCCAGGCTTGCGCCCATCGAAGTAGCGGGAATAGTTCTCAATGCCCGAGCAATAGCCCAGCTCGCGTATCATCTCCAGGTCATAGGTGGTGCGCTCGTAGAGACGCTTGGCCTCGTAGGGCTTGTCCTCAGCCTCCAGCTCCGCCACGCGGGCACCGAGGTCGACGTCGATCTGCCCCACGGCGGTATTGACCTGCTCCTGGGTCGTGACGAAGAGGTTGGCGGGATGGATCACCAGACGCGACAGAGGGCCGTACTCGCGCCCACTGATGGGGTCGAAGGAAGCGATGCGCTCGATCTCTCCGTCCCAGAAGGTCACGCGGTAGGCCACGCCGTCGAAGCCTTCGATCGCGGGGAAGACATCCACCGTATCCCCCTTGACGCGGAAGTAGCCCGCCTCGAAGGTGATGCGGTCATTGACATAGTGGTTGAGCACGAGGTCACGCTTGAACTGCTCTAGACTATAGTGGTCGCCCTCGCTCAGGCGGATGATCTTCTCCTCGAAGGCCTTGGGGTCAGCCATACCATAGAGGCAGGAGACGGAGGAGATGACGATGACGTCCTGGCGCCCCGAGAGCAGCGAGGCCGTCGCCCTGAGGCGCAGCTTCTCGATCTCGGCATTGATGGCCATATCCTTCTCGATGTAGGTATCGGAGGCAGCGATATAGGCCTCGGGCTGGTAGTAGTCGTAGTAGGAGACGAAGTACTCGACGGCGTTGTCGGGGAAGAAGGCCTTGAACTCGGCGTAGAGCTGCGCGGCCAGCGTCTTGTTGTGGCTCAGCACGAGCGTCGGCTTCTGGACGCCCGCGATGACATTGGCCGCAGTGAAGGTCTTCCCCGAGCCCGTCACCCCGAGCAGCGTCTGGAAGGGCACGCCCTGCTCGAAGCCACGGACGAGCTCGTCGATGGCCTGCGGCTGGTCGCCTGTCGGGCGGAAGCGGGAGGTAAGCTGAAAAGGCATAGCGTGCTACTTACCCTGGTGGAGCGTCAGCTGTGGGAAGGGGAAGCCGATGCCCTGCTCGTTGAAGGCGGCGTAGACGCGCTCGTTGAAGTCCCAGTACACCGCCCAGAGGTCGCCCGAGGCGACCCAGGCACGCACGAGGATATCGACCGAGCTGCTATTGAGTTGGTGCAGGACGATGGTCGGCTCGGGGCTCGTCAGCACGCGCTCGTCCCGCTGGAGGAGGCTCTGGATGACGCCACGCACGCGGGGCACGTCCTCATCGTACTCGATGCCGATGGTCCACTCCACGCGGCGCAGCCCCTCGTGGGAGAAGTTGACGATGACATTGCTGCTGAGGACGCCGTTGGGTATGAAGGTCGTCTTATTATCAGGCGTCAGCACCTCGGTGTGGAAGAGCTTGACGGCGCGCACCGTCCCCTCGGAGCCTTGGGCGGAGATGAAGTCACCGATGCCGAAGGGCTTCGTGACCATGATGATGACCCCGCCGGCGAGGTTCTGCAGCTGGCCACTGAGCGCCATACCGACGGCCAGACCCATGGAGGCCAGCACGGCGGCGAAGGATACGGACTTGACCCCGAGGATGCCCGCCAGCGTGAGGCCGAGGGCGATGTAGCAGAGCGCGGAGAAGAGCGAGTCCAGTAGCGTGACGGCCACACCATCCAGCTGGCGACGGCGAAGGATGCCGTCGATGAGGCGCTGCAGGCGGCGGATGACGATGCGCCCGAGCCAGAAGAGCAGCAGGACGAGCAGCACCCGAAGGCCGAAGTTGATCAGGGCGTTGAGCCCCGCCTCTAGCTGCTCGTGGCCGAACCAACGCTTGACATCGAGGTTGAGAGGCTGCGTAGCGGTGTCGAGCGCGCTACGCATGTTGCTCGCCGCAGCCGTATCGGCAGGGAGCACACTAGTAAGGAGTAGTAGCTTCATAAGGGTATAAGGAATGATGATTGCGCCCTGCCTACAGCCCCTCGAGCTGGGCTGCGGCCTGACGGATATGCTGCTGGCGCTGCCAGAGATAGAAGCCGAGCATCACCAGCCCCTTGAGGATCGAGGAGAGACTGATGGCCCACCAGACGGCCTCGATTCCCCAGCCCCAGGAGGCGAAGAGGAGTGCCATAGGGATGCGCAGATAGGTGAGGACGAAGCTCACCGTGGCGGGGACGTAGGTGCGCCCCAGCCCGTAGAAGAGCCCGCCCGCCGTGATCTCCAGCATCATGAAGGCCTGCGACAGCCCCACGATACGCAGGTAGACACCGCCCGCCTCATAGGCCGCCCGCTCGGGGACGATGAAGGCGAAGATCTGCTCCCCAAGGAAGACGAAGAGCAGCGTCCCGACGATCCCCACCGAGAGGGTGAAGGTCAGCGCGCGGCGGAAGGCCTCGTAGACACGTGGCAGGCGCCGAGCGGCATAGTTCTGCCCGACGAGTGTCGTGAGCGCAGTAGTGACACCGCTGGCGGTATTCCACGTCAGGGACTCGATCTGTGCCCCTGAGGTCATCGTCGCCACGCCGATATGCCCGCCGAGGCTGGAGACCATGCGCCCCATGTAGATACTGACGAAGGCGAAGAGCACCTGGAGCGAGGCCACGGGCAGGCCTATCTGTAGGATGCGCAGCACATAGCTACGCTGCAGCCGCACTAGGAAGGGGAAGCCGCCGAAGAGGCGGTCGCGGCGCACCCGCTGCCAGAAGAGGATGAAGACCACCGCCTGGCTCGTCACCGTCGCCAGCGCTGCCCCCGAGACGCCCCAGCCCAGCGTGTGGATGAAGAGCGGGTCGAGGAGCATATTGCCCACCAGCCCCACGCAGGAGATGCGGAAGGGCGTGCGGCTGTCGCCTATGGCATTGTAGAGCCCCGTCAGCGCTGCCGTGAGGTAGACCTCGGGGAAGCCGATGAGCGAGATGTAAAAGTAATGTAGGGCATCGCTGCGCACCTCGGGCTCGAGCTGGTAGAGGTCGATCATCGGTGCGGCGAGCCCTGCGTAGAGGAGCAGCATCCCGAGGCCGAGCAGGAGGCTCATCAGCACATTGTGCGAGGCATAGCTACGTGCCTCGTCGAGGCGCCCTGCCCCTACGCTCTGCGAGATGGTGACCTCGCTGCCCGTCTTGGTAATCAGGGAGATGGAGGCAGCGATCCAGGAGAAGACCGCCGCAGCGCCCACCGCAGCCAGCGCCTTACTACTGAGCTGCCCCAGCCAGATCATGTCGGTGAAGCTATAGGCGATCTGTATGAAGGAGGTACCCATGATGGGCAGCGCCAGCTGATAGAGGTGGCGGCGCAGGTCGCCCTGCGTGAGGTCCTTGATCTTATCGTTCATCGAGCGGCTAATGGGTGGGCGTATGCGCGGCCTGAGCGGTGGGCTCCAGCGGTGCGACGAGGGTCAGCTTGTTCTCCCGCATACGCTGGGAGTAGGTCTGTAGATAGGCCTGGAGGCGGCGCAACATCGTCTGCTCGGGCGTGCCTAGGCGACCCTTGAGGTCGTGCTGCTGCAGGCGGTCACGCTTGAGATCGTAGAGCGCCAGCACCTTCTCCCCATCGTACTGCAGCAGCCACTGCCCCTCCTCCATCTGGTAGACCCCATCCATATAGTTGACGGCGAAGCGGGGGCGACTCGCATCGAAGACGCTGCTGCCGAAGGCGATCATCGGCCGCTCGTCCCCCACTAGGTCCAGTACCGTGGGGTAGATATCCGACTGCGAGACCACGGCCTCAGCCTCACGCCCCTGCAGCTCCCCACTGGGGTCGAAGAGGATAATGGGCACTCGGAAGGCGCCCGCCGAGGTCTTGTACTCCCTCAGGACCCCGGGCACGGCGTGGTCTGCCACGAGGACGAAGAGCGTGCGCTGATACCAGGGCTGACGGCTCGCGGTCTCGAAGAAACGCCGCAGCGCTAGATCCGTGTAGGCTATGCTCTGGTGGTAGGGGATCTCGCCCTTGGGCAGCTGCCCCTTGTACTGGTCAGGCACGCGGAAGGGATGGTGCGAGGAGAGGGTGAAGACCGTCGAGAAGAAGGGCTCGGGGAGCTGCGTCAGTTCGCGTGCCATATACTGCAGGAAGGGCTCGTCCCATATCCCCCAGTGCCCGTCATAGTCGGCGTCATGGCCGTACTCAGTCATACCGTAGTAGCGGCGGACGCCTGCCTGCTTGACGAAGGCGTCAAAGCCCATCGAGCCGTTGGGCGCGCCGTGGAAGAAGGCCGTCGTATAGCCCATCGAGTCGAGACGTGCTGGGAGCGAGGGCAGCTCATTACCCGAGTAGACGGAGAGGATGAAAGGGCTGCGGGGCTTGAGCAGGGAGGTGAGGATGGAGGGCATGGCGTCGATGGACTTCGAGCCATTGGCATAGGCCTCCTCGAAGACATAGGAGCGCTGCATCAGGCTATCGATGAAGGGCGTGTAGCCACGGTAGCCGGGGACGTCCCTATTGAGCCCCCCGACCCACTCACGTGCGAAGCTCTCCCAGATGATGAGCACGACATTGCGCCCGCGGAAGCTCCCCGAGCGCGGCGTCCCCCCAGGGCGATAGATGGGGTCGAAGTACTGCCGTGCCTCGGCCTCGCTGAAGTAGCGGTACTCGGGCAGCGCCTCCTTGCCCAGCGTGCGGATGAGGCAGAAGGGGGTGTTGAGCACCAGCGCACGCTGCTGTGGCTGCTCGATGTAGATGGCAGCATTGCTCAGCGTGATGGGGCGCGTCGTCCCTGCCGAGCCGCCGCGCATGCCGATGACGGCGAGCACTACCGTCACGATGAGCGCGAGGCTCCCAGCCAGCCTATAGGAGAGGAGCCGCACGCGAGGTGCCACTGCGGGACGCGGGAGACGCCTATCCACCACGACCAGCAGCAGGATGAGCCCCAGCCCCGTGAGCGTCACGCCCCAGTAGTCGACGAAGAAGCGAAGGAAGTGCAGCGGATTCTCATTGCCGAACTCTGCGAAGACGGAGCTCGTCGTACGCTTGAAGGTGAAGCGGTAGTAGACCGCATCCCCGAGGTTGAGGATGAGGGCCAGACTATTGACCGTGAGGTAGAGTGCCGAGAGGAAGTGCTGATAGCCGCGGCGGAAGGTAAAGGCCAGCGGCAGCAGGCTGAGCACCCCGAGCAGGACGTGCGTGTAGCTCAGCGCCGAGAGGTCAAAGTACAGTCCCCCCACGAACATCCGCCCGAGCTGTGCCGCGCTCGAGACATCCAAGAGGTCCTTATTATATAGGTAGAAGAAGGCACGCGCGGCGCTGTAGAGGGCCATGGCCAGGAGCAGGCGCAGCCCCAGGAGGCGACACTGTGCCCCGAGGGCCCGCAGCCAGTCCGTCTGTCTGCGATCTTGTAGACTCATATCGTATCTTGTTGATTAGCTTACAAAGGTACTACATTGGGTCCTATCACCGTGCTCCCCTGCCGCTCTGAGCCGCGAGCTAGCTAGCTCGCGGCGAGGGGACAGGTACTAAGCCCAGCGAGGGGCGACCGAGCGTAGGACACGCTGGGTCGCCCCTCGCTGGGCTTTCTTATTGGGGGCGCTTGCGAGCCGAGAGGGTGCGGGCGGCTAGGCCTCCTGCCCCTCGGCATCGAGGAGCGCGAGCTTCTGCTCGGCCAGCTTGATGTCCTCGATCAGCGCGCTACGCTTACGCTCCAGCTCCGTCAGGAGGCTGCTACCCGAGGCGCTGCTGATGCTCAGACGTGTGAGGTTGCTCTCGTAGGTCTCCAGCTCGCTGCGTAGGCGGTCGAGGTGACGCTGCATACGGCTGCGCTCACCCTGCAGGGTGCCGCCGCGCTCCTCGAGATGCTTGAGCGTGTCGCCGTAGCCCGAGAGGCGGCGAGCAGCGCGGTTCTTGCGCAGGATACCATGGAGCTGATCCAGCAGCTCACGGTAGCGGGCGTTGATCTCCTCCTTGTACTGCTGGGGGACGAAGCCTATGGCCTTCCACTTGGTGTTGTACTCCGCTAGGACGTCACTGAGGTTGGTCGGCAGCTCGCCCTCCAGGAGGGCAGCCAGCTCGTCGAGGATCTGACGCTTGGCGGTGAGGTGCTCCTGCGCAGCTCCACGGGGGGAGCTATGCTGGCGCCCTTCCTTGCGACGGCGCTCGAAGAAGTAGTCGAAGTGCTCGCGGAACTCGGACCAGATACGCTGGCTATAGCGCTGCGAGACCGAGCCGAGGGCCTTCCACTCCTCCTGCAGCTGGCGCAGCTCGGCCGCAGCAGCATCCCAGTCAGTGCGCTCGCGCAGCTCCTTGGCACGGGCGATGAGGGCGCGCTTCTGCGTCAGCACCTCGTGCTCCTGTGCGTGGCTGGCGCGGACGAACTCCCCGCGGTGCAGGAAGAAGGTATCGATCCCGGCGCGGAAGCGCTGCCATACCTGATCGTTGTCCTTGCGTGGCGCGTGGCCTATGGTCTTCCACTCCGCCTGCCAGGCCTTGATCTGCTCGACCCCCTTGGCCCAGGCGTTGTGCGTGGTGAAGCCGCCCTGCTCTAGGAGCGCCTCGACGGCCTCGCAGAGCTTGACCTTGGCCTGGAGGTTCTCCTCCTCGCTGGCCTTCTTCTGGTCGTGGAACTCCTGGTGGCGCTTGTGCTGCGCCGTTGTCAAGGCCTTGTACTCGGCCTGAATCTCGGCGCGCTGCTCCTTGGCCACAGGGCCGAGCTCATGCCACTGAGCGATGAGCTCGGTCAGCTGGCGGTGGGCTAGGATGGGGTCCTTGACGCTCTCCAGCGCGCGCAGCTCCTCGAGGAGGGCACGCTTGGCCTCCAGGTTCTTCTTGAAGTCCAGCTGGCGCAGGTCGTCGTTGATGGCCTTGAGATCGTAGAACTGGTCGCGCAGCTCGTAGAAGCGCTTGGAGAGCGGTCCCTGATCCTGCTGGGCGACCTCTCCGATCGCCTTCCATTCGTCGCGGAGCTGGACGAAGTCGCCATAGAGCTTGGCGAAGTCCTGGCCCTCCTCATTGCCCTTGAAGAGCTGCTCGAAGCGGCCGAGCAGCGCCTCGCGCTTCTCCTTATTCTCCTTATACAGCTGCTCGAGGAGCTCCTGACGCTTGCGGTCGCGCTCCTTGAAGGTGGTGAAGAGGTCCTCTAGGCGGCTCTCATGGATCTCGAGGGTCTCGCGCTCGGCGGGAGTGAGCTCGGCACTGAGGGCGGCCTTGCGACGCTGGAACTGGTTCTTGATGAGGTCTACCACCTTGCGATCGGGCAGCTCGTCCTGCTGGAGGAGTACCGCCAGATGATCCACGAGCTGCTGGGGGCTCATCGCCTGAAGGCTAGGGCTAGTAGTATCAACGACCTGGGGTGCAGCGTCTGGGGCTGCGAGCTCTGTGTGCGGAGCTTCGTGGGCATTCTGTGGTAGTTCCATATCTCTGATCTCCTTATTATATAGACGCGCCCTGCCCGAGCTGAGGAGCTAGCGAACAGCAGGCGTACGATGATGCGAATTCTTGCGTACTACAAAGAAAAGTATTTTTACACGTTATTCCAAGCCCCGCCTATAATCTCCGCGAGAAGTCACCCCACCCGCTCCCCCCAGCGGCACGGGACGAGCGTGCCCCCTCGGCTCGGAGCTCTCCGCCCTAGCCGCGCCTAGCCTAGCCCCTTAGCTCTCTGAGCAGCGCCCTCCCGAGGCTCCCAGCGCCTGCCTCGCGGGCCCCCGAGCGCCTCCTCCCCACGTGCCGAGCTGCCGCGAGGGATATCCCTCACGGGGGCTGAGGGCTATCCCTCAGCGCCGTCCCAGACGTCCCCCAGCGCCTCACCGATATCCCTCAGCTAGCCTCCCCTAAGGGGCGAGCTGGGCGCAGCACCACGGGCAGCCGCTGAGAATTGCGTATCTTCGCATCCCCCACCCCACCCTCAGCGCGGGGCGGGCATACCTAGCACCAAGAGCATAGAGATATGAAATATCTGATCGTAGGCCTCGGCAACATCGGGGCCGAGTATGAGGCCACGCGCCACAACATAGGCTTCCGCATCGCCGACGCGCTCGCGGCACGCATGGGCGCACGCTTCGAGACCAAGCGCTACGGCGCCGTAGCCACAGGGCGCATCAAGAGCGCGCAGCTCGTCCTCCTG harbors:
- the uvrB gene encoding excinuclease ABC subunit UvrB, with translation MPFQLTSRFRPTGDQPQAIDELVRGFEQGVPFQTLLGVTGSGKTFTAANVIAGVQKPTLVLSHNKTLAAQLYAEFKAFFPDNAVEYFVSYYDYYQPEAYIAASDTYIEKDMAINAEIEKLRLRATASLLSGRQDVIVISSVSCLYGMADPKAFEEKIIRLSEGDHYSLEQFKRDLVLNHYVNDRITFEAGYFRVKGDTVDVFPAIEGFDGVAYRVTFWDGEIERIASFDPISGREYGPLSRLVIHPANLFVTTQEQVNTAVGQIDVDLGARVAELEAEDKPYEAKRLYERTTYDLEMIRELGYCSGIENYSRYFDGRKPGERPFCLLDYFPKDFLLIIDESHVTVPQIHAMYGGDRSRKISLVEHGFRLPAALDNRPLTFEEFDSLTPRILYISATPAEYELAKSEGVVVEQLIRPTGLLDPIIEVRPTAHQVDDLEHEIQLAVEAGERVLVTTLTKRMAEELSEYLLRHGVACSYIHSDVSTLDRIQIMEDLRAGKYDVLIGVNLLREGLDLPEVALVAVLDADKEGFLRSHRSLTQTAGRAARNVRGRVIFYGDKITDSMRRTIEETERRRRKQIAYNEAHGITPQQIVKNSSSIFPDRKGDEGQPVAYMEADPTAAVPDPLEEVLSVDKLKKLVELKRSEMMAAAAELDFIEAARLRNELQHLEERVRLLS
- a CDS encoding mechanosensitive ion channel family protein, with amino-acid sequence MKLLLLTSVLPADTAAASNMRSALDTATQPLNLDVKRWFGHEQLEAGLNALINFGLRVLLVLLLFWLGRIVIRRLQRLIDGILRRRQLDGVAVTLLDSLFSALCYIALGLTLAGILGVKSVSFAAVLASMGLAVGMALSGQLQNLAGGVIIMVTKPFGIGDFISAQGSEGTVRAVKLFHTEVLTPDNKTTFIPNGVLSSNVIVNFSHEGLRRVEWTIGIEYDEDVPRVRGVIQSLLQRDERVLTSPEPTIVLHQLNSSSVDILVRAWVASGDLWAVYWDFNERVYAAFNEQGIGFPFPQLTLHQGK
- a CDS encoding MATE family efflux transporter, which gives rise to MNDKIKDLTQGDLRRHLYQLALPIMGTSFIQIAYSFTDMIWLGQLSSKALAAVGAAAVFSWIAASISLITKTGSEVTISQSVGAGRLDEARSYASHNVLMSLLLGLGMLLLYAGLAAPMIDLYQLEPEVRSDALHYFYISLIGFPEVYLTAALTGLYNAIGDSRTPFRISCVGLVGNMLLDPLFIHTLGWGVSGAALATVTSQAVVFILFWQRVRRDRLFGGFPFLVRLQRSYVLRILQIGLPVASLQVLFAFVSIYMGRMVSSLGGHIGVATMTSGAQIESLTWNTASGVTTALTTLVGQNYAARRLPRVYEAFRRALTFTLSVGIVGTLLFVFLGEQIFAFIVPERAAYEAGGVYLRIVGLSQAFMMLEITAGGLFYGLGRTYVPATVSFVLTYLRIPMALLFASWGWGIEAVWWAISLSSILKGLVMLGFYLWQRQQHIRQAAAQLEGL
- a CDS encoding LTA synthase family protein — its product is MSLQDRRQTDWLRALGAQCRLLGLRLLLAMALYSAARAFFYLYNKDLLDVSSAAQLGRMFVGGLYFDLSALSYTHVLLGVLSLLPLAFTFRRGYQHFLSALYLTVNSLALILNLGDAVYYRFTFKRTTSSVFAEFGNENPLHFLRFFVDYWGVTLTGLGLILLLVVVDRRLPRPAVAPRVRLLSYRLAGSLALIVTVVLAVIGMRGGSAGTTRPITLSNAAIYIEQPQQRALVLNTPFCLIRTLGKEALPEYRYFSEAEARQYFDPIYRPGGTPRSGSFRGRNVVLIIWESFAREWVGGLNRDVPGYRGYTPFIDSLMQRSYVFEEAYANGSKSIDAMPSILTSLLKPRSPFILSVYSGNELPSLPARLDSMGYTTAFFHGAPNGSMGFDAFVKQAGVRRYYGMTEYGHDADYDGHWGIWDEPFLQYMARELTQLPEPFFSTVFTLSSHHPFRVPDQYKGQLPKGEIPYHQSIAYTDLALRRFFETASRQPWYQRTLFVLVADHAVPGVLREYKTSAGAFRVPIILFDPSGELQGREAEAVVSQSDIYPTVLDLVGDERPMIAFGSSVFDASRPRFAVNYMDGVYQMEEGQWLLQYDGEKVLALYDLKRDRLQQHDLKGRLGTPEQTMLRRLQAYLQTYSQRMRENKLTLVAPLEPTAQAAHTPTH
- a CDS encoding DUF349 domain-containing protein, with product MELPQNAHEAPHTELAAPDAAPQVVDTTSPSLQAMSPQQLVDHLAVLLQQDELPDRKVVDLIKNQFQRRKAALSAELTPAERETLEIHESRLEDLFTTFKERDRKRQELLEQLYKENKEKREALLGRFEQLFKGNEEGQDFAKLYGDFVQLRDEWKAIGEVAQQDQGPLSKRFYELRDQFYDLKAINDDLRQLDFKKNLEAKRALLEELRALESVKDPILAHRQLTELIAQWHELGPVAKEQRAEIQAEYKALTTAQHKRHQEFHDQKKASEEENLQAKVKLCEAVEALLEQGGFTTHNAWAKGVEQIKAWQAEWKTIGHAPRKDNDQVWQRFRAGIDTFFLHRGEFVRASHAQEHEVLTQKRALIARAKELRERTDWDAAAAELRQLQEEWKALGSVSQRYSQRIWSEFREHFDYFFERRRKEGRQHSSPRGAAQEHLTAKRQILDELAALLEGELPTNLSDVLAEYNTKWKAIGFVPQQYKEEINARYRELLDQLHGILRKNRAARRLSGYGDTLKHLEERGGTLQGERSRMQRHLDRLRSELETYESNLTRLSISSASGSSLLTELERKRSALIEDIKLAEQKLALLDAEGQEA